The Chlorocebus sabaeus isolate Y175 chromosome 6, mChlSab1.0.hap1, whole genome shotgun sequence genome has a segment encoding these proteins:
- the TMEM160 gene encoding transmembrane protein 160 codes for MGGGWWWARAARLARLRFRRSLLPPQRPRSGGARGSFAPGHGPRAGASPPPVSELDRADAWLLRKAHETAFLSWFRNGLLASGIGVISFMQSDMGREAAYGFFLLGGLCVVWGSASYTVGLAALRGPMQLTLGGAAVGVGTVLAASLLWACAVGLYMGQLELDVELVPEDDGTASTEGPDEAGRPPPE; via the exons ATGGGAGGCGGCTGGTGGTGGGCTCGGGCAGCTCGCCTGGCCCGTCTCCGCTTCCGGAGGTCGCTACTGCCGCCTCAGCGGCCCCGGAGCGGGGGCGCCCGGGGGTCCTTCGCCCCCGGCCACGGCCCCCGCGCCGGGGCTTCGCCGCCCCCAGTGTCCGAGCTGGACCGTGCGGACGCCTGGCTCCTCCGAAAGGCGCACGAGACAG cctttCTCTCCTGGTTCCGAAATGGCCTCCTGGCGTCGGGCATCGGAGTCATCTCCTTCATGCAGAGTGACATGGGTCGGGAAGCAGCATATG GCTTCTTCCTGCTGGGCGGCCTGTGCGTGGTGTGGGGCAGTGCCTCGTACACGGTGGGCCTGGCGGCGCTGCGAGGGCCCATGCAGCTGACGCTGGGGGGCGCGGCCGTGGGCGTGGGCACCGTGCTTGCCGCCAGCCTGCTCTGGGCGTGCGCAGTGGGCCTCTACATGGGGCAGCTGGAGCTGGACGTGGAGCTGGTGCCCGAGGACGACGGGACGGCCTCCACAGAAGGCCCTGATGAGGCGGGTCGGCCGCCACCCGAGTGA